In the genome of Lactuca sativa cultivar Salinas chromosome 3, Lsat_Salinas_v11, whole genome shotgun sequence, the window ATATCTATATGTAGCTATCGACGAgtactacaattttcatttagactccgttggctaattctcatcatgttttaaatttaacagtctaTGAAGATTACACTTCAAaagaccgtgtaaaattcataactttttcatacaaaCTCTGTTCTCGTTGTTCTTTTCATCGACATATTGAATTTACAAGATTGTCAACTCTCGTTTACATTGTTTTGTCTAAAAATCAACCGATTTAAATTTCGATTTCTGTCACAAACTACTgcactgaaacttcgaaaaaccataagtttctcatacgaagtcagatttagacgttctttatatgtacgattTTGTTTTTACgattactatgacttttgtttagattacttaggctaataaaTAACCTATCTCTGATTCACTTTTACAACACACTTTGTCGTATATAGCTAAATGaaaaattcaaataatcataatttcttcatacaaagtcagatgtaagcgttctttatatctatgaAAGTTGTATTGACGTCTACTACATGTTTATgatgattattttggctaaaaagtaAAATATTTCTATTGTAAAGTGAAAACGGGGTGTTATAACTCGTAGGAGGGATTTGTTGGGGTTGAATGGAGAATTTATAAAGGGCTCATATCTAGGGTAGATATTGatagttataaaaaaaaatgaaaacaatgGCATATAACTACTTGCATATTCTATTTTGTCGTATATAGCTAAATGcaaaattcaaataatcataatttcttcataccAAGTCAGATGtaagcgttctttatatctatgaAAGTTGTATTGACGTCTACTACATGTTTATgatgattattttggctaaaaagtaAAATATTTCTATTGTAAAGTGAAAACGAGGTGTTATAACTAGTAGGAGGGATTTGTTGAGGTTGAATGGAGAATTTATGAAGGGCTCATATCTAGGGTAGATATTGATAGTTATAAAAAAACGAAAACAATGGCATATAACTACTTGCATATTCTATTGTAGAAGCTAAGACAACCAACTCATGGCCTTGGTTGTTACAGCATATGTTAGAAAATTTGGACATGACCTCTACATCTAATTTCACATTCATCGCATACAGACATAAGGTATCGTAGATTTTTGCGTTGTTTTAATTATGACATTATTTAAAgattaaattacacaaatggtccttatggtttagggtaatttgtgcgtttggtccctaacttattttttaactcggaaggtccatactgtttgtttttgttatgcacttggtctctatcttacctaaaaatattattttttcattgattttttaatttatttaaacaaACACACCCTCAACCCCACCcctctcaccttaccttacctaccccacaatttttctctaattaaacaatggtatttttaggtaagacagggaccaagtgcgtaacaaaaacaaacagtaaggaccaagcgcgtaacaaaaaaaatagtagggaccttccgagttaaaaaaataagttagggaccaaacgcgtaaattatcccaaaccatagggaccattcgtgtaatttactcgtaATTAAAAGACAATCTTATATTGTGTCTGTGTTACCAACCGTTTCTACTAAGCACATTTATTGTCAAATACACGTACAAGAGAGCATGAAGCTACATTGGAAGAGAAAGAAAAGAAGACGGCGGTGGTGAAGGTGATGAGTTGGGGTTAGGTGGGCCCATTGCCCCATTGttttaatatgtattaatattaatattaagaaataaaaaaaaaagataaaaatatatcATCCATGGCAAATAGTCTTTTTAATTTGATCATGGATCACAGCCGAAACAAATTCAAACATAGGGATGGCCTGAGTgtaaaaagaaagaaagatagTAATCATGTAATCTTATCAAACCATAGTGATGATTTCAGTAATCTActcttgtttttataaaaaatcacaACGAAAAAAGTTACAACataatgaaatttaataaaacattatcaATTATATTATCACTTTGGTGATTCTTGCTGATTTTTGTATATATTCATGGTCCTTAGCCGTTACTACACATGCCAATTTGAGAAAAATAATCATACATTTAAACTCAGTATAAGTAATAAGAAAAGGGACTAGTTGTGTGTTCAATTATCCACCTTTGAAGCGTCTATTATTGACATGGAAATATAGAACAAAATCGACAAGAGAACATTGTTCAAAATGACAACCACCTCTAAATAACAAAGAAACATCCTTCAACATCCATGTTGAGTTTGAAAGTAATTAAACAAGCAACCAATCACGAAAGAGCTTGCAAAACCTAACCCTATTCCCCTACCAAGTGATTGCATAAATTAGGTTAAGAAGTTGGTATATCCACTTTCACTATAACTTTACAAATTCACAAATCAGTCACATATAGTAATATATATGCTCATCTGATAGAAATATCACTTAACAAATTCACAATTTCATAAATCAAGGAtgtataaaaaattttaaaaacaaaacaaattcaCAATGTCATATAGTAAAAGAAAGAGAGAGGTTGATGCCGAGACCAAGAGAAAGggaagggtttgaggtttcgtCCTCTAGCAATGACTTTTATTTGATTCGGGATAAACTTGAGAGGAGAGGTGAGACCAAGACATAGAAGTGGTTGATAGGAGTCACATTGCAGATAATATGTTTGCAAAAATAGTTGTTAGACGAAAGTTATTGAAGAAGATTAGaagttgtagttttttttttatataaacgtgtttttatttatgcaAAAATGTTTGACAAAATAGTTGGAAGATAGAAAGtgtaatttttatttatatagaGCTTTTGAAATATACAAAATGACATCTGATTATATAGAATTTCTTTTGCATTGAATTGGTTTGGTAGCGTGTTTTGACCCATCCCGATCTTatttcaatcatcataactaatcATAAAACCAATCAATAAATAGATTAGAtagatgaaaaatgaaaaatcctAGATCCAACATTGATTTGATAAGATGAAAGAAGAAAAATCCTATATCCAACATTGATTTGAGTCAATATGAACAGTCTTTTACTTCAATTTGCCAACCAAATTAGTCGGTATTAAATATTCCAAACCAAccaattattttttataaactcaaaCCGACAAAACTACTTGATATTTACCAGATAATTCCATTTAGAATACACCAAACTCTTCCATTTTGGTCTAGGTGGTTGCATCCCTTGACTATAGGAAGTGTTAAAATTGCAATTTAACACTCTCATTGACgaaaaaaaatccattttagaACCAACACTAGTCCACTATCAACAAGTCTTTATTACTAGATTAGGCCCCCTAACTTTAAATACACCaataaaacacacaaatacaTTACGTAAACCACTACACAAAGCTTCAAAACTTAACCACCTTTATCCACTCACAACTACTTTTCACAAAATCAAACTAACcctaaaaaaacattcattttccAGAAATGAAATCATAAAACACAATCCAATGTACAACCCTTTCTCCATCAACTTACAACTCCCTAAACCATCCACATCTGGaaaaagccaaaaaaaaaaaaaaaaaaaaaaaaaaaaagactcctACCAGTCTCATGACACCTTTACCACAAGGCCTGGACTGGCTTTACCAACTTAGGTATATTTTATCATCGGAAAACCCGAAACACCATCGGAAAAAGCCATGAAAACCGGCATAATTTACTTCAAAGAAACTTCCGAAGCACAAATCGGAAGATCACATGGAGTACAAACGAAAGCCCTTTCTTGCAAATGTCTCAAACTTTGCTCCGTACTCACTTGCACCATATCTGCAAGCATCTTCTTCGCGTTTCCAGATTGTTCATCTCCATCGATTTGCGATATTATATTACTTAGTATATCCTCAAGTGTGTCAGCCTCGAGCTCCGTTCTCCGGTACGGCGATTCCCGGAGCAACCGGAGGAGGGTATGCGCTTTTGTTCGTGACTTCGGAGTTCCTTGAACTGTTAGTTCCAAAAGTCCAGGGATTACACCTTCTTTAAGTATCGGTTCTCTGTATTTCCCTCGATCGATTTCACACATAGTTAAAAGTGTTCCCACTGCGTGTTCCCGGCTCTGGTGGGTCCCACTTTCGAGAATTTCAACCACCGCAAGTATTCCACCGTCTTCTGACGTCAGCGAAACTCGTCCCTCTTCGTAATCGACTAAAGTTTCTAGAAGCGAAATGCATCTTTCGGAGATTTTTGAGGATTTTTTACAGGTTTTAAGGATGTTTGTTAAGGTTGGAATCGGGTGAGATTGAAGAATTAGTGAGAGATTATCGGGTTCTGTTGAGAGATTGGAGAGAGCTACAATGGCGTCCATTTTGGCTTGTGGGGAGCCGTGGTTTATGATTTTTAAGAGAAATGGGATGACCCCAGATGCTCCCACGGCGGACTTCTTCACCGGAGATGCAGATAGAGTCACTAACGCCGCCGCTGCATGTTCTTGCATGGTTGAATTGTCCGATTGAAGAAAACCTACGATTGGTTCCAAGGCACCAGCTTCCACAATTGTAATCTTGTTCCTGAAAACAAGATTCAAGATTTTTAGATATATGAATTATGATTAATGAAAGTTTGATTCAACTGAAAACAACAATTATATAACTTCATTTGTAAGTAACATTTTTCAcattaaaaaacaaatatataagtTTTGATTGTTACAAAAGTTTTTCTATGTAGTAAAAGAATAGTTATATAACTTGTTTTTTTCAAGATAGTAGAATAAATTattgtttatagaaaaaaaataataatatatgtatAGGACCCAACTCCTATAAAAAAAGTGACAATTTGTAAAATTGATAAATTGTGTGAGTTATTTTAACATTATATGTTAATAAATGTATTCATATTACTTTTGAAATTGGAAGATATTTATGTGTAGTAGGAGACCACAGACAAAGTTGTAAAAAGTTATTTTCATTATTAAATTGCTAAAACCATGAAAAACAAGCACACGTAGACCCAAGAAAatgacaacccaaaaataccaaccacaatttACTTCAAGATTAATCAATCATGCAAGTTTTAAATTCTAAAATACATTAAACTAATATAATAACCAATTAGAAGAaataaaaaccacaaaaacttttcaaatattaATTCATTTTAACTTCTTCTTAACAATTTTAAAACCACCAATGAAATATCCTAGTAGCGAATCTTATGAACAAGAGAACACTGTTTATCTAAGCATGAACAAAACTACTCATAAAACTAAACACTTCCAATCAAAAAATCATGGTATATTGTTTAATTTAAAGAACAATACATGGATTCTTTGTGATCAATAAGAACAAACACTAATTTGATTAATTGGgtcaaattgttttcttttctgttAACCAATTGGAAAAAAGATTAACGATAAAAAGAGACCACAAAACACACTTTCAAAAAAGCTTCGattccttttcctttttccaGATATTGCTGAATCAGCCAAAAAAAGATGCAACGATAAGAACAGAAAACGATAGAACACAAAGTGAAGATCATcaattcatcatcatcatcatcatcatcatcatattattattattattatcaaagaAAAAGATGAAAGATAAACAAACATACGTTTCGTCCTTAACAGCGAGGTTAAGAAGAGCGAGCAAGGCAGCTTCGTTGGCTTCCGGTGACGGAGAACTGAGCATCGACACAAGGGGTTTAATCGCGGCGGAGAATTGTCGGCGACACCGCTGGGAAGTCTTGGTGAGTCGCCGGATCTCGTTAGCGGCTTCAATTTTGGAACAGGGGTTGGTGGGATCATCTTGGATGAGGAGAAGAAGGGTGTGGGCGACGGCGGCGGCGGTGGAGGTGGTGATGGTGAGGTGGCAGGTTTGAGAATCCATGGAGGTGAGGTGAGGTGAGGTGGTGCCACCGACGGCGAAGGGACAAGTGGTGGAGAGAGAAAATATCTAAGGAGAAATGAAGGGATTTTGTGTTTATAAAAGAAAGGGAAGAAAACGTAAGGTGGAGATGAAACGTGGGAAGCATGGCGTGGCGTTAAGCAACAGTTACTTTCAACTCAAATTTTAATTTTCTCGTTTTGTAATTGTGAATTTCGATAAAAATTATATATGTAGTTTATTTGTTTGAAAAAATTGCAATTTTATTCAAAGTTTATACATTTGTTTACATGtgtaacaagtgttttaaaattTTGTGTTGTAATGAGATCAACtatttttttaaatcattttattttaattttgttttatacaaaaagaaaatgtaattttcttttatataatggttagtaattttttttttacatgtttcaTTTTTGTAAGTCTTTTTACATATTAACCATATTTGTATCTATTTCCTATAGagactatttttataattttagtaTAATTTTATCTCATGGGTGATTGTTTGTGTAATTTTATTTTTCTCACACAATGACCATTTATCTCATTTTGTCTATTTGaaacacatggaccatttatgtaattttgttacATATAGACAATTTCTTTAATTTTGTCATACacaaaatgatattttatgttaTATTGTCTTATATAGGGACCATTTATATAACTTCATTACacatgacttatttatttatgtaaCTTTCAATAGCACATGAATAATTTCTATAATTTCATCTAgaaatttttgtaattttattttagACGATGCTCGTTTCTATAATTTTGTTACACATAGACTATTTATGTAATTGTTTTTCTTATAGGGGCTATTTATGTCATTTTGTCATTTGAAACATTCGTGACTATTTATGTCTTTTTGTCTATTTGAACACTATAGGGACTAAAAATACAATTCATAGAAACCACTGTAGCTTGGTATGCCCTTAAAAATAATAGAACACAACATCATAAATGATAAATGTTAAGGTATATAGTGATGATTcaaatttttttatgaaatggTAAGAAATGTTTGAAATTGCTCCATGACCCGAGAGAGGAACCAACAAGGTTTACTAACACTTATACACATAGGTGGGAGTGTTCAAAACCAGATATACAAAAATTTCGAATAGTGGATTTAGGTATCCGAATCTGTATCCAAAATTTGGATATCCGAATTTTCGAATACAGATTCGCATACCTAAATCGAATCtccaaaattcaatttcttttattaggTTGGACATAGTGAATTCCGCTCGGAGAAACACCGCACCGGCAGTGCGGGATAGGAGGCGCAGGGAGGAGGTGGGGGGAGGGGTTGTTGTACTCTCTCTCTTCTTGTGATTggctagattttttttttttttttttttgagtttgcAGGTTCAtcgaggaagaaggaagaagtttCTGGAAATGACATATTTAGCCCTTATGTTTTGGTCTTATGACAAAATACACCTTAGCTCTGAATTTTCTTCACAAAAATAATTTTCGAAAACTACAAACTAGACACTATACTTTTATATTCTAATTATCATTTAAatcaattaattttattttaaaaaaatcaaaagaaagtGAGGGGAGTTTCATGCACACTCCTTGGCTTTGGGTAAGGGAAATGAAGTGAAATAGTGTTGTGGCccataaagagtaaattacacgaatggtccctatggtttaggataatttgcgcgcttggtccctaacttattcttttaactcggaaggtccctactgtttctttttgttacgtgtttggtccctgttttacctaaaaagactatttttcccttgattttttaatttttttaaataaacacacccccaactccACCCCATCACCTTACCTTACTTATCCCAccattttctctatttaaataatagtctttttaggtaagacagagaccaaacgtgtaacaaaaacaaacaatagggaccaagcgcgtaacaaaaacaaacagtagggaccttccgagttaaaaaaataaattaggggcCAAACGcttaaattaccccaaaccatagggaccattcgtgtaatttactccccATAAAAAGTGAGGAGAATTTCTCAGCGCCTAGCCCTCCGGTCTTATATGCAATAACTATTGATCAAAGACggttattaacaaaaaaaaaaaaaaaaaaggatgttAATCATGTTTAACAGCTGAGAAAAGGGCATTAATTAATCACACGTCATTCTTTATACAAAAGAAAGAAAATTACCACTAGCTTTCTTAACATAAACTACTTGAAAAAGCTACAAGTCATTAGTGTAAtatcaataaaataaataaatgtgtaaCTTAATCTTGATATTAACTATTCTGAAAAATGTATCACCGAAAGACATAAACAAATATCTGTGTTTCAAAAGCAATATAATTAAGTAAtagaattatttttaaaattcacAAATTTGAGACTCTAATTCTTTAATTCTTAATTTTGAGACTCTAAATCTCTAATTTTGAGTTTTCACCCTAGAAGAATACAAAATGAAAATGCACAACGTTAATCAATCATagaaatattttttaaattatcgAATATTTGGATATCCGAAATatccaaaattttataaaatggaTATCCGTATTCGAATCCGGAAAACCAGATATCCAAAAATTTGGATATCCAAGATTTTCAGATATTTTTGAatcaaaattttggatttttgaattggATGTTCGGATTTGAATATTTTTCATCactgatagttagttttgtttacttctttttatagtttattttagcatatttcattcataatttagataatttccatgcatattttcccttttgttattttatgactatttcgggtactttcgaatcttgtgagcataattgcaggttttcgggtctagcggagcgggagtgttcgggacgtatgggaagcgatgagatttggtagacaaaaatgatgttaggcttggtgattgtggagatgatgcatggagcaagcttgatggttatttgaaggcttggagagaaataaactttaaatttgcaagatgcagGAGAATATTCAAGCGTGCGtagattattaatcgggcgagttcacaagctttggaggatttggagaggtcaaattgggcttaaaatgaagaaaaacttgaagaaaatgggctaggaggtgattggattcgatatGAGCCAAGTGGGataagctatggaggcccaaaacctcaaagatgctacatccagggaccacccgcgcagcagcacgcgggtcgcgcaacctcctgcaggggcagtttcggaaattcttcttttgagctatttgaggaaggttggtgcccatcttttggagactcttggacatccgatttttggagattctctctggagttttgaagacttttgaaggccaagaacacttgaagaacatcatatttttacctcttgattcttgcttaatgtttggtacaattttctctaactttgtttctttgggtttagccatgcttggctaaactgatcttggttgacttttggttaatcctttgaacttttgttgaatgttgaagaatccatgaacatgttcttaaatctttatgggaatgttttgtgttttaacatcttatcactacttgtatgttttagttcatgagtttaaatgtgtttgtggtgattagttggctaatttcttgattaagtaaaggatcctcaaattagcaagcaacaaatgatttttgtgttgtttttgcttcacacaatcataaaaacatttcctccaacatggtggtgaaagcatttgacccctcttggatttggtgactttttggttcttaatgctagttgactttcactaattatatgctatttggaattagtgactttgactaaggaaattgttatgagcttctctagctatttcaacaattaagaaaagtctaggtaatctcacgctccttggattactatagccaaattaaggatttaaatcaaagtattgcaccattggattctaatgatatgttcatcaaaagtcaaagtgaggaaactttaagtcaaccatctctcccttattgattttacatcaaactcttatttttgttgcatttgtctatttaaatcatagttaattctagtttgtttcaagtatttcaaaacaccaaaaccccccattttatttttattgtcattttacaagtatttttacaaagagatttttcatagagttataaattgaaccaatctccgtggattcgatccctttaccactatacactattttagtgtgtaatatttaaggttattatttgtgttggcctcgacaaccaccaatcaCCATTCCTTACATATTCATCTTCAACTACATCTACAACTTTATTTTCACttgaaacatataaacatattcatcaaacatcaaaataaaagaaaacccTATGAAATGTAACAAAAATACACAAGGAATTCTACCATTATGTTAATTAAAATATGAAGTACGAAAGCAAATAATGAATCGGAGTATGATCATTAGTAGTTTGTGAAAATTTTAGTACTAGATCATGTTCTATTCTTTTTAAGCCTTAAAATTCATTCCTAGTAGTTTTTTTTAACAGCTACATTTTATATTAAAGAACACACTAGCAAGTGCAAAATCTATGGAGGGTATGATGAAGAAGAAAGCTGCTAACAAGACTGAGGTCGGGGAAAAAAGCATGACTgagggaagcaacaacaacatcaagatGAAGAAGATTTTTTTCATAGTCAAGCAACAAGTCTGGGAGCAGCCAAGAAGGCAAATGGTGTGACCAGTGCAAGAGAAAGCATGTTGGCGATTGCATCGTCAGCTTCATGTGCAAGAAGCCCATACATATTTCTACAAATTGCCTAGTCAAAATAAAAAGTTTGTTTCAATTGTGGAGAAGAGGGACACATGAAGGCAGGGTTTCCAAAGGTTGAGAAACCTACCCTAAGGATCATGCCACAAAAACCTAAGGGTCGAAGTTATCATATGACCCTTAATGAAGCAAAGAAAGAGACCGATGTCGCTTTAGGTGCATTCTTAGTTAATAAAATTTTTGTAAAGATATTCTCGGATTCTGGAGCAGATCATTCATTTGTATCGCTTGAATTTGGTAGGAAACTTAGATTATCACCATTTAGACTAAGTACCCCTATCTTAGTACAAGTAGCTGGTGGTACGAATGTATTTGTTAGCAATTGGTTAGAGGTCGTAATTATCAACTTGAACAAAAACAAATTTTGTCAAGAGCTTTTGCCTTTTGAGATGAGTGGGTTCGACGTAATTCTCGACATAGATTGTTTGGAAGAAAACTTTACAGATATCATATGTGGAAGGAAGATGGTGCATATTAATACCCTTGGGAGAGAGCCATTTGTGGGTTATGGTGATAAGAGTATAGTAATGTTTGGAATAATCGCAATGATGAAAGCCATAAAATACATAGTCAAGGGATGCACGTCATTTTTAACATACGTGATAGATGTGAAGAATGACAGAAGATGGCAATGACTAATATACCTATGGTGTGAGTTTTTCCTAAGGTATTTTTGGATGAATTACCATCAAAGAGACAAGTAGAATTTGGGATCGACTTattgccaggaacgacgccaattgtGAAAGCACTGTATCGTTTAGCAGCTACAGAAATGAAAGAATTAATGACACAActccaggagttgttggacaatggTATTATAAGACCTAGTttatcaccctagggagctccaatactgttcgtaaagaagaagaaCGATAcaatgagaatgtgcattgattatgttagaacaaagttcttttaggatcgtatgattctaagcagGATATTAAATAAGAATGTAATAAGGAACACAAGTATGGCACTGAATATGTCATATGATTAATGtgataacacctcagaagagctcgataaagaacttcaatctgtagaggcgtttagggttacaagaatcaacGTAATTAACAACTCCTAATATACGCATACATTCATGCATATATATACTATAACCCTAACAGCTAATCTAGGTAACAATGAAACTAATCTAGATAGacatggatggacaggcccaatccggatacaaaatatatGGCCCAAGAAGCAACACAAatggactcaacaatctccccctttgcgtctttgGAGCCAAAACCTCATTCCTTTTTAACAGCTGGAGACTTCTTCATAGTTTTGAACACCTTCGGTATAATGGCTATCATATGATGGCGAAAAGtaatataccaccgaagcatgtcagtaaagttcttcttatcagccgctgagttctgcttgcatcggtGTATGATACTGATGATATGCTCCAAACAGTCTGTTGAAAACAGATGCTTATCAACCAGAGCAAACAGAAACTTGTGTCCTCGTCCTTTCGTGAACATGACAGTTAGATTTGCTGAATCTATCTGTCCCAATTTCATCTTGTTTACATCACCAGGTTTAGGCGTTGTCTTCACAGTCGGCTTTTTATTCATTACCTTTGTTATCTCCCGATCCATAGTTGCAAGCTCATAGATATAGGAGGCCAACATTCTTTTAAGATGTTCTAAAATTGGCTCATACTCCTTAGGATCAGAgagcagaatgttgtatagcagaatccagtcatgaggattgagGTTAGGAAGATCTGCTAGAGAAATTATAGACATCATGTTTGCTGAACCACGGGTGATTTTGAAATT includes:
- the LOC111902382 gene encoding U-box domain-containing protein 4 produces the protein MDSQTCHLTITTSTAAAVAHTLLLLIQDDPTNPCSKIEAANEIRRLTKTSQRCRRQFSAAIKPLVSMLSSPSPEANEAALLALLNLAVKDETNKITIVEAGALEPIVGFLQSDNSTMQEHAAAALVTLSASPVKKSAVGASGVIPFLLKIINHGSPQAKMDAIVALSNLSTEPDNLSLILQSHPIPTLTNILKTCKKSSKISERCISLLETLVDYEEGRVSLTSEDGGILAVVEILESGTHQSREHAVGTLLTMCEIDRGKYREPILKEGVIPGLLELTVQGTPKSRTKAHTLLRLLRESPYRRTELEADTLEDILSNIISQIDGDEQSGNAKKMLADMVQVSTEQSLRHLQERAFVCTPCDLPICASEVSLK